In Nocardioides cavernae, a single genomic region encodes these proteins:
- a CDS encoding GntP family permease produces the protein MTPVYGSATLLLIAAAAVAALLVLIIVLRMHAFVALVLVSFGTAIAAGVPLPEVPVIAIAAFSTTLGTVALLVGLGVMIGRLLEVTGGAQVLADTLVSRFGEKRAPMALGIAALLFGLPIFFDAGLVVFLPIIFSVAKRFGGSVLMYALPAAGAFASMHAIVPPHPGPVTAATEIGASIGLTLVVGVVVAVVAWFIGVYAVTVGWLGKIYVPIDDSVLTGGREPDTSNPPAFAHVLSILLLPLVLIGANTVLTTLRTNGSIPAEGTLADIVIFVGQTPVALLIALLVATYTLAIRRYSREEVETLLNDALGPICAIILITGAGGMFGGVLRYSGIGDALSDSLADLGLPLIVSAFVIATILRVAQGSATVALTTTAGLISAGVAAADPSSLQLVALVLAIAAGATVLSHVNDSGFWLVSRFFGMDVKTTLRTWTVMETTLGVTIFVLSLGIWAVG, from the coding sequence ATGACCCCCGTCTACGGCTCGGCCACCCTGCTGCTGATCGCCGCAGCCGCCGTCGCCGCCCTGCTCGTCCTGATCATCGTGCTGCGCATGCACGCCTTCGTGGCGCTCGTGCTCGTCAGCTTCGGCACCGCGATCGCTGCCGGCGTGCCCCTCCCGGAAGTACCGGTCATCGCGATCGCCGCCTTCAGCACCACGCTCGGCACCGTGGCCCTGCTCGTGGGGCTCGGCGTGATGATCGGTCGCCTGCTGGAGGTGACGGGCGGCGCGCAGGTGCTCGCCGACACCCTGGTGAGCCGCTTCGGCGAGAAGCGCGCGCCGATGGCGCTGGGCATCGCCGCCCTGCTCTTCGGCCTGCCGATCTTCTTCGACGCCGGCCTGGTCGTCTTCCTCCCGATCATCTTCTCGGTCGCCAAGCGGTTCGGCGGCTCCGTCCTGATGTACGCGCTCCCTGCCGCCGGCGCGTTCGCCAGCATGCACGCCATCGTGCCTCCGCACCCGGGGCCCGTCACCGCGGCCACCGAGATCGGCGCCAGCATCGGCCTCACCCTGGTCGTGGGCGTGGTGGTCGCCGTCGTCGCGTGGTTCATCGGCGTGTACGCCGTCACGGTCGGGTGGCTCGGCAAGATCTACGTCCCGATCGACGACTCGGTCCTGACCGGCGGGCGCGAGCCCGACACGAGCAACCCGCCGGCGTTCGCCCACGTCCTCTCGATCCTGCTGCTGCCCCTGGTGCTGATCGGTGCGAACACCGTCCTCACGACGCTGCGGACCAACGGCAGCATCCCCGCGGAGGGCACGCTGGCCGACATCGTGATCTTCGTCGGCCAGACCCCGGTCGCGCTGCTGATCGCGCTGCTCGTCGCGACCTACACCCTCGCGATCCGCCGCTACTCGCGCGAGGAGGTCGAGACGCTGCTCAACGACGCGCTGGGCCCGATCTGCGCGATCATCCTCATCACCGGCGCCGGCGGCATGTTCGGCGGCGTGCTCCGCTACAGCGGCATCGGCGACGCGCTCTCCGACTCCCTCGCCGACCTCGGCCTGCCGCTCATCGTGAGCGCGTTCGTCATCGCCACGATCCTGCGGGTCGCGCAGGGCTCGGCGACCGTCGCGCTGACCACCACGGCCGGCCTGATCTCCGCCGGCGTCGCTGCCGCCGACCCGTCCAGCCTCCAGCTCGTCGCCCTCGTGCTGGCGATCGCGGCCGGCGCGACCGTGCTCTCGCACGTCAACGACTCCGGCTTCTGGCTGGTCAGCCGGTTCTTCGGGATGGACGTCAAGACGACCCTGCGGACCTGGACCGTCATGGAGACCACGCTCGGCGTCACGATCTTCGTGCTCTCCCTCGGCATCTGGGCCGTCGGATGA
- a CDS encoding MOSC domain-containing protein — MPAELVVRQAGFAPVKGMRHLALDAVDLDERGAIGDRSYCLVDVDAARVLRTVQHPVLIGVVARADGDVLGLTLPTGASVVARADRIGRTITCDYWGRRVDLELTDGPHAALLSAWLGRRVQLAVAPRGGVVFGDPLTVVGTASLHELARRTGHEALADQAARFRSTLVVETDTPYVEDSWAGRDVVVGEATVRIGGPVPRCAVLDHHPETGAKDLRLLRALVRERPTNRAGEPVLGVYATCTRPGRVAVSS; from the coding sequence ATGCCGGCCGAGCTCGTCGTACGCCAGGCCGGGTTCGCACCGGTCAAGGGCATGCGGCACCTCGCCCTCGACGCGGTCGACCTCGACGAGCGGGGCGCCATCGGCGACCGGTCCTACTGCCTGGTCGACGTCGACGCCGCGCGCGTCCTGAGGACGGTGCAGCACCCGGTGCTGATCGGCGTGGTGGCGCGGGCGGACGGGGACGTCCTCGGACTGACGCTCCCGACCGGAGCGTCCGTGGTCGCGCGAGCCGACAGGATCGGCCGGACGATCACCTGTGACTACTGGGGCCGTCGCGTCGACCTCGAGCTCACCGACGGTCCGCACGCCGCGCTCCTCTCCGCCTGGCTGGGTCGGCGCGTGCAGCTCGCGGTCGCGCCTCGCGGCGGGGTGGTGTTCGGCGACCCGCTCACCGTCGTCGGCACGGCGTCGCTGCACGAGCTGGCCCGGCGTACGGGCCACGAGGCGCTCGCCGACCAGGCTGCGCGCTTCCGGTCGACGCTGGTCGTCGAGACCGACACGCCCTACGTCGAGGACTCGTGGGCGGGACGCGACGTGGTGGTGGGGGAGGCCACGGTGCGGATCGGCGGACCGGTCCCGCGGTGCGCCGTCCTCGACCACCACCCGGAGACCGGCGCGAAGGACCTCCGACTGCTGAGGGCCCTGGTGCGCGAGCGCCCGACCAACCGGGCCGGTGAGCCGGTGCTGGGGGTCTACGCGACGTGCACCCGACCCGGGCGGGTCGCCGTGAGTAGCTGA
- a CDS encoding acyl-CoA synthetase, with protein sequence MRLHDYLDKGASLGPDRPCLTTDGTTMSYADVVGLSHQVAAALVGRGLRVGARVAILSANDPVAFTCVFGISRAGGVWCPINPRNEAAENQELLELFGAEVVLYQSGFAPLVAAIRDQLPAVHTWVCLDSDPDSADDGSLSFAELLTSGATAPVPERPGRPGADELAMLVGTGGTTGRPKGVMLTPGNLETMTALTLMGYPFDGPPVYLALAPLTHAAGVLCFPVLSLGGEVVIMRAPDVTGFLRLVHEHRVTHTFLPPTLIYMVLGSPDLDATDLSSLQCFWYGAAPMSASRLEEALTRIGPVMAQLFGQTEAPMMISMMPPADHFRADGSVATERLASAGRPAPLVIVAILDKDDRPVPAGERGEICARSSLVMTGYWENADETARTLRNGWLHTGDIGFLDEEGFLHIVDRAKDMIITGGFNVYSTEVEQAVLAHESVQDCAVVGRPDDKWGERVVVVVQPYAGATVDPDDLTAFVKQRIGSVKAPKEVHVWPDLPRSKVGKVLKTEIKERIGEREPS encoded by the coding sequence ATGCGGCTGCACGACTACCTCGACAAGGGCGCGAGCCTGGGCCCGGACCGACCGTGCCTGACCACCGACGGCACCACGATGTCGTACGCCGACGTGGTGGGGCTGTCGCACCAGGTCGCCGCGGCCCTGGTCGGACGCGGCCTCAGGGTGGGGGCGCGCGTCGCGATCCTCTCGGCCAACGACCCGGTCGCGTTCACCTGCGTCTTCGGGATCAGCCGGGCGGGAGGCGTGTGGTGCCCGATCAACCCGCGCAACGAGGCCGCGGAGAACCAGGAGCTCCTCGAGCTCTTCGGCGCGGAGGTCGTGCTCTACCAGTCGGGCTTCGCGCCGCTGGTGGCGGCGATCCGCGACCAGCTGCCGGCGGTCCACACGTGGGTCTGCCTCGACTCCGACCCGGACTCGGCGGACGACGGCTCGCTGTCGTTCGCCGAGCTCCTCACCTCGGGTGCCACCGCGCCGGTGCCCGAGCGCCCCGGACGCCCCGGTGCCGACGAGCTCGCGATGCTCGTCGGCACCGGCGGCACGACCGGTCGGCCGAAGGGCGTGATGCTCACCCCGGGCAACCTCGAGACCATGACGGCGCTGACGCTGATGGGCTATCCCTTCGACGGCCCGCCGGTCTATCTCGCGCTCGCTCCGCTCACCCATGCCGCGGGCGTGCTGTGCTTCCCGGTGCTCTCGCTCGGTGGCGAGGTGGTGATCATGCGTGCGCCCGACGTCACCGGCTTCCTGCGGCTGGTGCACGAGCACCGCGTCACGCACACGTTCCTGCCACCGACGCTGATCTACATGGTGCTCGGCAGCCCCGACCTCGACGCGACGGACCTGAGCAGCCTCCAGTGCTTCTGGTACGGCGCCGCCCCCATGTCGGCGTCCCGCCTCGAGGAGGCGTTGACCCGCATCGGGCCGGTGATGGCCCAGCTGTTCGGGCAGACCGAGGCGCCGATGATGATCTCGATGATGCCGCCGGCCGACCACTTCCGTGCGGACGGGTCGGTGGCCACCGAGCGTCTCGCCAGCGCCGGCCGCCCGGCGCCCCTGGTCATCGTCGCGATCCTCGACAAGGACGACCGGCCGGTGCCTGCGGGGGAGCGGGGCGAGATCTGTGCCCGGTCGTCGCTGGTGATGACGGGCTACTGGGAGAACGCCGACGAGACCGCACGCACCCTGCGCAACGGCTGGCTGCACACCGGCGACATCGGGTTCCTGGACGAGGAGGGCTTCCTCCACATCGTCGACAGGGCCAAGGACATGATCATCACGGGCGGCTTCAACGTGTACTCCACCGAGGTCGAGCAGGCGGTGCTGGCGCACGAGTCCGTGCAGGACTGCGCGGTGGTCGGACGACCGGACGACAAGTGGGGCGAGCGCGTCGTGGTCGTCGTGCAGCCCTACGCGGGCGCGACGGTCGACCCCGACGACCTGACGGCCTTCGTCAAGCAGCGGATCGGGTCGGTGAAGGCGCCCAAGGAGGTGCACGTCTGGCCCGACCTGCCGCGCTCGAAGGTCGGCAAGGTCCTCAAGACCGAGATCAAGGAGCGGATCGGGGAGCGCGAACCGTCCTGA
- a CDS encoding gluconokinase, with protein MTTPDAPLHLVFMGVSGSGKSTVARAVQERLGWELAEGDDFHPPENVAKMREGIPLKDADRWGWLESLAEWTAERDARGEPTLIACSALRKAYRDVLRRGGEGTFFVHSTGDKHLLLERMSARDHFMPPSLLESQLDTLEALEPDEHGMDVDPALPVDRLAAMVLARLGLA; from the coding sequence ATGACAACACCCGACGCGCCGCTCCACCTCGTCTTCATGGGAGTCTCCGGCTCGGGGAAGTCCACCGTGGCGCGGGCGGTCCAGGAGCGGCTGGGCTGGGAGCTCGCCGAGGGCGACGACTTCCACCCGCCGGAGAACGTCGCGAAGATGCGGGAGGGCATCCCGCTCAAGGACGCCGACCGCTGGGGGTGGCTGGAGTCGCTCGCGGAGTGGACCGCCGAGCGCGACGCCCGCGGCGAGCCGACGCTCATCGCCTGCAGCGCCCTTCGCAAGGCCTACCGTGACGTGCTGAGGCGCGGGGGCGAGGGCACGTTCTTCGTGCACTCCACCGGCGACAAGCACCTGCTGCTGGAGCGGATGAGCGCCCGCGACCACTTCATGCCGCCGAGCCTGCTGGAGTCGCAGCTCGACACCCTCGAGGCGCTCGAGCCGGACGAGCACGGGATGGACGTCGACCCGGCGCTGCCGGTCGACCGCCTCGCCGCGATGGTGCTCGCCCGGCTCGGCCTGGCCTGA